From a single Herbiconiux sp. SALV-R1 genomic region:
- a CDS encoding aldehyde dehydrogenase (NADP(+)): protein MSTTTSTNPAEVRRLASAAERSFTVTASASPAARIGWLHAVAEVLDENVDDLVQLADAETSLGVARLTGEVARTSGQLRLFADVVAEGSYLEAVIDHAVPSATPPRPELRRLLRPIGPVAVFAASNFPFAFSVAGGDTASALAVGCPVIVKAHPGHPELSRRTGELVTGALRAAGAPEGVFAVVEGYEAGLALVDDPAIRAVAFTGSLAGGRALHDRAARRPSPIPFFGELGSLNPVVVTPGADAAGGARLAEELAASFQLGAGQFCTKPGVVFVPQGSALERALPEHVGAAPAALLTSSIATGYDEGVRRLAAIDGVSVVAGGVENGARPVVLAVDASTLAERQHDILTEVFGPVTVLVRYTGDAQGDDLGRALDALEGSLTATLHAAPGEEVAPVLARLENLAGRVLFEGWPTGVAVTWAQHHGGPWPATTSGHTSVGATAVRRFLRPIAYQSAPADSLPEALRDDNPLRIPRRVDGRLVLP from the coding sequence ATGAGCACGACCACCAGCACGAACCCCGCGGAGGTACGGCGCCTCGCCTCCGCTGCCGAGCGCAGCTTCACCGTCACGGCGTCGGCGTCGCCCGCCGCCCGCATCGGCTGGCTGCACGCCGTCGCCGAGGTGCTCGACGAGAACGTCGACGACCTCGTGCAGCTCGCCGACGCGGAGACCTCGCTCGGCGTCGCGCGGTTGACGGGAGAGGTCGCCCGCACCAGCGGCCAGCTGCGCCTCTTCGCCGACGTCGTGGCCGAGGGCTCCTATCTCGAGGCCGTCATCGACCACGCCGTCCCGTCGGCGACTCCCCCGCGACCCGAGCTCCGGCGGCTGCTGCGGCCCATCGGGCCGGTGGCGGTGTTCGCGGCCTCCAACTTCCCGTTCGCGTTCTCGGTCGCCGGGGGCGACACCGCGTCGGCGCTGGCGGTGGGCTGCCCGGTGATCGTGAAGGCGCACCCCGGGCATCCTGAGCTGTCTCGGCGCACGGGCGAGCTGGTGACCGGGGCGCTCCGCGCGGCAGGCGCACCGGAGGGGGTGTTCGCCGTCGTGGAGGGCTACGAGGCGGGACTGGCGCTGGTCGACGACCCGGCCATCCGGGCCGTCGCGTTCACGGGGTCGCTGGCCGGAGGGCGGGCCCTCCACGATCGTGCAGCGCGGCGGCCGTCGCCCATTCCCTTCTTCGGGGAGCTCGGCAGCCTCAACCCGGTCGTCGTCACGCCGGGTGCCGACGCCGCCGGTGGGGCGCGTCTCGCCGAAGAGCTCGCCGCCTCGTTCCAGCTCGGCGCGGGGCAGTTCTGCACCAAACCCGGGGTGGTGTTCGTGCCGCAGGGGTCGGCGTTGGAGCGAGCTCTGCCGGAGCATGTCGGGGCCGCCCCCGCCGCGCTGCTCACGTCGTCGATCGCGACCGGGTACGACGAGGGGGTGCGGCGGCTGGCAGCGATCGACGGGGTCTCGGTGGTCGCGGGCGGCGTGGAAAACGGCGCGCGGCCGGTCGTCCTGGCGGTCGACGCCTCCACCCTCGCTGAGCGGCAGCACGACATCCTCACCGAGGTGTTCGGCCCGGTCACGGTGCTCGTGCGGTACACGGGCGACGCCCAGGGCGACGACCTCGGCCGGGCGCTCGACGCGCTGGAGGGAAGTCTCACCGCGACGCTGCACGCCGCCCCCGGCGAGGAGGTCGCGCCCGTGCTCGCACGTCTCGAGAACCTGGCCGGACGGGTGCTGTTCGAGGGCTGGCCGACGGGGGTCGCCGTGACCTGGGCACAGCACCACGGCGGCCCGTGGCCCGCGACCACCTCGGGACACACCTCGGTGGGTGCCACCGCCGTGCGCCGCTTCCTGCGCCCGATCGCCTACCAGAGCGCGCCGGCCGACTCGCTGCCGGAGGCCCTGCGCGACGACAACCCGTTGCGCATCCCCCGCCGCGTCGACGGGCGGCTCGTGCTGCCGTGA
- a CDS encoding mandelate racemase/muconate lactonizing enzyme family protein encodes MTAPRLASAEARLLTIPLRRPWGADVVDVRVITVDVIDSDGCAGHGFTWTPTIGGRAVLALLHDDILPFALGREIRPSLWQECWERIHEAGGGGVTTIALAGLDLALWDLRARRQSLSLPDLLGRRHDRVPAYGSGVNLHYSDQELVAQVKRWVEAGFTGVKIKVGRPELDDDLRRLAAVREVLGPDRALMIDANQRWNLDTATRAAEAVAEFDVRWLEEPLRADDLAGHVELRRRSPVPIALGENLHTRYRFRDYIDAGAVDVVQPNIVRVGGVTPFLEIASLARSREVELAPHLLPELSAQLAFTLPEAPWVEDVEDAGFGQLGALAEPSGVQIAGGWATGGPRLGLGIRFRSEETA; translated from the coding sequence GTGACCGCACCGCGACTCGCCTCGGCCGAGGCGCGCCTGCTTACCATCCCGCTGCGCCGCCCGTGGGGTGCCGACGTCGTCGACGTGCGGGTCATCACGGTCGACGTGATCGACAGTGACGGATGCGCGGGGCACGGCTTCACCTGGACGCCCACCATCGGCGGCCGTGCCGTTCTCGCCCTGCTGCACGACGACATCCTCCCCTTCGCCCTCGGCCGCGAGATCAGGCCGTCGCTCTGGCAGGAGTGCTGGGAGCGCATCCATGAGGCCGGCGGGGGCGGCGTCACCACCATCGCGCTCGCCGGTCTCGACCTCGCGCTGTGGGACCTTCGGGCGCGGCGCCAGAGCCTCTCGCTGCCCGATCTGCTCGGCCGCCGGCACGACCGGGTGCCCGCCTACGGCAGCGGCGTGAACCTGCACTACTCCGACCAGGAGCTCGTGGCGCAGGTGAAACGGTGGGTCGAGGCCGGGTTCACCGGCGTGAAGATCAAGGTCGGGCGACCGGAGCTCGACGACGACCTGCGCCGGCTCGCCGCGGTGCGCGAGGTGCTCGGGCCCGATCGTGCGCTCATGATCGACGCGAACCAGCGCTGGAACCTCGACACGGCGACCCGGGCCGCCGAGGCCGTCGCGGAGTTCGACGTGCGCTGGCTCGAGGAGCCGCTGCGCGCCGACGACCTCGCCGGGCACGTCGAGCTGCGCCGCCGCAGCCCGGTGCCGATCGCGCTCGGCGAGAACCTGCACACGCGGTATCGCTTCCGCGACTACATCGACGCGGGCGCCGTCGACGTCGTGCAGCCGAACATCGTGCGGGTGGGGGGCGTCACCCCGTTCCTCGAGATCGCCTCCCTCGCGCGCTCGCGGGAGGTCGAGCTCGCACCGCACCTGCTGCCCGAGCTCTCGGCCCAGCTCGCGTTCACCCTGCCCGAGGCGCCGTGGGTCGAAGACGTCGAAGACGCCGGCTTCGGGCAGCTCGGCGCACTCGCCGAGCCGAGCGGGGTGCAGATCGCCGGCGGATGGGCGACCGGCGGCCCGCGACTCGGGCTCGGCATCAGGTTCCGGAGTGAGGAGACAGCATGA
- a CDS encoding 5-dehydro-4-deoxyglucarate dehydratase, whose translation MPELTMNDGVLFFPVTPFDGSDRVDTELLGQHVAGRVADGAAAVFAACGTGEFHALAHDEYETAVAAAVAAAAGAVPVVAGTGGPLGHARACARSAEQLGADGLLVMPPYLVGGPQSGLVAYVEAIAAATGLPLIVYHRGAATFTPESVEALLRIPSVVGVKDGVGDIAVAQQFVRVAAASGREVLFFNGLLTAELSQAAYRAVGVPLYSSAVFAMAPDIATAFYVALRDGDSERTAALLDGFYSPLVRLRDETPGFAVSLIKTGLRLGGLPVGSVRAPLVDPTSEQTARLAALLDRGRELVA comes from the coding sequence ATGCCTGAACTCACCATGAACGACGGAGTGCTGTTCTTCCCCGTCACCCCCTTCGACGGGAGCGACCGGGTCGACACCGAGCTCCTCGGGCAGCACGTCGCCGGGCGGGTGGCAGACGGCGCCGCCGCGGTGTTCGCCGCCTGTGGCACCGGGGAGTTCCACGCCCTGGCCCACGACGAGTACGAGACAGCGGTGGCGGCTGCCGTCGCGGCGGCCGCGGGTGCCGTGCCGGTCGTCGCAGGAACGGGTGGCCCCCTCGGTCACGCCCGGGCCTGCGCACGGAGCGCCGAGCAGCTCGGCGCCGACGGCCTCCTGGTGATGCCGCCGTACCTCGTGGGCGGCCCGCAGAGCGGCCTCGTCGCCTACGTCGAGGCCATCGCCGCGGCGACCGGGCTTCCCCTCATCGTCTACCACCGCGGTGCCGCGACGTTCACTCCCGAGTCGGTCGAGGCGCTGCTGCGCATCCCGTCGGTGGTGGGCGTGAAAGACGGAGTCGGCGACATCGCGGTGGCTCAGCAGTTCGTGCGGGTGGCGGCAGCGAGCGGTCGCGAGGTGCTGTTCTTCAACGGCCTGCTCACGGCCGAACTCAGCCAGGCGGCGTACCGCGCGGTGGGTGTGCCCCTCTACTCCTCCGCGGTCTTCGCCATGGCGCCCGACATCGCGACGGCCTTCTACGTCGCCCTGCGCGACGGCGACTCCGAGCGCACCGCGGCGCTGCTCGACGGCTTCTACTCGCCGCTGGTGCGCCTGCGCGACGAGACCCCCGGCTTCGCCGTCTCGCTCATCAAGACCGGCCTGCGCCTCGGGGGTCTGCCGGTCGGCTCGGTGCGGGCTCCCCTCGTCGACCCCACGAGCGAGCAGACCGCTCGCCTCGCCGCCCTGCTCGACCGCGGACGCGAGCTGGTGGCGTGA
- a CDS encoding NAD(P)-dependent oxidoreductase: MSRIIVTGGSGRLGRSVVAVLAEAGHEVFSLDRAPVEGLPAEQVVVDLAEEGAAAECFERIRPDGVVHLAAVAVPFSEPDRATFATNTDLAWTVLEASLSVGAASLLIASSPTVIGYGSPTGWKPAYLPIDEQHPRAPWNSYALSKLAVEELVAMAARRDGDRLRIGAFRPCYVIAPEEWEGAQTQQGHTVRERLDDPALSAVALFNYVDARDAGDFVRLWLEQAATLPNGTTFFVGAHDSLVTAPLPDALAQHVPAAGGYAIAADGAVFSSHLAEELLGWRARRSWRTELHTPEHSAAPSPRTISEVEHA, translated from the coding sequence ATGAGCCGCATCATCGTCACCGGAGGCTCCGGCCGGCTCGGCCGGAGCGTGGTGGCCGTCCTCGCCGAGGCCGGGCACGAGGTGTTCTCCCTCGACCGCGCGCCGGTCGAGGGCCTGCCGGCCGAGCAGGTCGTCGTCGACCTCGCCGAAGAAGGAGCTGCGGCGGAGTGCTTCGAGCGCATCCGTCCCGACGGCGTCGTGCACCTGGCCGCGGTGGCCGTGCCCTTCAGCGAACCCGACCGCGCGACCTTCGCCACCAACACCGACCTCGCCTGGACGGTGCTCGAGGCCAGCCTCTCCGTGGGCGCGGCGTCGCTGCTCATCGCGAGCAGCCCGACCGTGATCGGCTACGGCTCGCCCACCGGCTGGAAGCCGGCCTACCTGCCCATCGACGAACAGCATCCGCGAGCCCCCTGGAACAGCTACGCCCTCTCGAAGCTCGCGGTGGAGGAGCTCGTCGCCATGGCGGCCCGGCGCGACGGCGACCGGTTGCGGATCGGCGCGTTCCGCCCCTGCTACGTCATCGCCCCCGAGGAATGGGAGGGCGCCCAGACGCAGCAGGGCCACACCGTTCGTGAGCGGCTCGACGACCCGGCGCTGTCGGCGGTCGCCCTGTTCAACTACGTCGACGCCCGCGACGCCGGCGATTTCGTGCGGCTCTGGCTCGAGCAGGCGGCGACTCTGCCGAACGGCACGACGTTCTTCGTCGGAGCCCACGACTCGCTCGTGACGGCACCGCTCCCCGACGCGCTGGCGCAGCACGTGCCGGCGGCCGGCGGGTACGCCATCGCCGCCGACGGAGCGGTCTTCAGCAGCCATCTCGCCGAGGAGCTGCTCGGCTGGCGCGCGCGACGGAGCTGGCGCACCGAGCTGCACACTCCCGAACACTCTGCCGCCCCCTCTCCCCGTACCATCTCGGAGGTCGAACATGCCTGA
- a CDS encoding MFS transporter gives MPASPPPSPWRGFERGERPYTRIVVALFAAGFATFAQIFDAQAVLPALGRELGIPAASAALTVSATTIGLALSVLPWASVADRIGRVAAMRISLMSATALSLLVPLMPTFESVLLLRGLTGLALGAVPAIAVAYLAEELHGSWVGVAAGTYVAGNTIGGIAGRLVAGPLSEVVGWRTGLLTVSVLGAVAAALFLLIVPKPQGFVRVGPTGPPLHTRILFQLRDPVMLALYSIGFLLMGAFSVVYNYLGFRLTGQPFFVPEALVSLLFVAYLSGTVASRVSGSLGGRIGYLRVMLGGIAIMLLGLAMLFADSLPLVIVGLVVFTIGCFSAHPVASGLSGRWAQLGRGQATALYQLSWLSGTAFFGWAVGLVYDGAGWTATLATVIGMCLLAAALAALGIGLLGRRRSAISGALSQP, from the coding sequence GTGCCCGCCTCGCCCCCGCCGTCGCCGTGGCGTGGGTTCGAACGCGGGGAGCGGCCCTACACGCGCATCGTCGTGGCGCTGTTCGCCGCCGGGTTCGCGACGTTCGCGCAGATCTTCGACGCGCAGGCGGTGCTGCCCGCGCTGGGGCGGGAGCTCGGCATCCCGGCGGCGAGCGCCGCGCTGACGGTGTCGGCGACGACCATCGGGCTCGCCCTCTCGGTGCTGCCGTGGGCGTCGGTGGCCGACCGCATCGGGCGGGTGGCGGCGATGCGCATCTCGCTGATGTCGGCGACGGCGCTCTCGCTGCTGGTGCCGCTCATGCCCACCTTCGAGTCGGTGCTCCTCCTTCGCGGGCTCACCGGGCTCGCGCTCGGAGCGGTGCCCGCCATCGCCGTCGCCTACCTCGCGGAGGAGCTGCACGGATCGTGGGTGGGGGTGGCCGCCGGCACCTACGTGGCGGGCAACACCATCGGCGGCATCGCTGGCCGCCTCGTGGCGGGCCCGCTGAGCGAGGTCGTGGGCTGGCGCACCGGACTCCTCACCGTCTCGGTGCTGGGCGCGGTCGCCGCGGCGCTCTTCCTCCTCATCGTGCCGAAGCCGCAGGGGTTCGTGCGCGTCGGGCCGACGGGGCCGCCGCTGCACACGCGCATCCTGTTCCAGCTCCGCGACCCGGTCATGCTCGCGCTCTACTCCATCGGGTTCCTGCTCATGGGCGCCTTCTCGGTGGTCTACAACTACCTCGGCTTCCGCCTCACCGGGCAGCCCTTCTTCGTCCCCGAGGCGCTGGTCAGCCTGCTCTTCGTCGCCTACCTCTCCGGCACCGTGGCCAGCCGAGTCTCCGGCAGTCTCGGCGGCCGCATCGGCTACCTGCGGGTCATGCTCGGCGGCATCGCCATCATGCTCCTCGGCCTCGCGATGCTGTTCGCCGACTCCCTGCCGCTCGTCATCGTCGGGCTCGTCGTGTTCACGATCGGATGCTTCAGCGCGCATCCGGTGGCCAGCGGCCTGAGCGGTCGGTGGGCTCAGCTGGGGCGCGGGCAGGCCACCGCCCTGTACCAGCTCTCGTGGCTCTCCGGCACGGCGTTCTTCGGGTGGGCCGTCGGCCTTGTGTACGACGGGGCGGGGTGGACGGCGACGCTCGCCACCGTCATCGGCATGTGCCTCCTCGCAGCGGCGCTCGCCGCCCTCGGCATCGGCCTCCTCGGCCGCCGGCGGTCGGCCATCTCAGGGGCTCTTTCGCAGCCTTAG
- a CDS encoding GDSL-type esterase/lipase family protein: MTASTVLTGSALAAAVAGALDVEVSADGVRPWRLPVAARRYAPPALALMAEFCAGVHLRMLTAAPTVELEVTVTRLSQRGSTRAPDAAPFVAVVDGRQTDRVDVLGGALVRERDDRSLFREPGGARSSVVLALRDDADSTGGAMSAAAMRLVEVWLPVDAGVVLHSVSAASALLAAPADERPRWLHYGSSISHGASAGTPLGTWPRLVAAELGLAGVNLGFGGNAMLDPSVARALAATPAAAITLELGINIVGADAMRERTFVPALHGFLDTLRDGHPTTPIGLVTAIACPAVETTPGPIRAGADGRATGTPREVRPGDGTLTLARTRTLIEQVAVQRAPDDPALHLIDGLTLLGTDEHHHLPDGLHPDPAGHTLIAHRLTTQAADPGAPAGRLFPR; encoded by the coding sequence GTGACCGCGAGCACTGTGCTCACCGGATCGGCACTCGCCGCCGCGGTCGCCGGCGCGCTCGATGTCGAGGTGTCGGCCGACGGGGTGCGCCCGTGGCGACTCCCCGTCGCCGCGCGGCGGTACGCGCCTCCCGCGCTCGCCCTCATGGCCGAGTTCTGCGCCGGCGTGCACCTCAGGATGCTCACGGCGGCACCCACGGTCGAGCTCGAGGTGACGGTGACGCGGCTCTCCCAGCGCGGCTCGACCCGTGCGCCCGACGCCGCCCCGTTCGTGGCTGTGGTCGACGGGCGCCAGACCGACCGGGTCGACGTGCTCGGGGGTGCGCTGGTGAGGGAGCGCGACGATCGGTCGCTGTTCCGGGAGCCCGGGGGTGCGCGGAGCAGCGTGGTGCTCGCGCTCCGGGACGATGCCGACAGCACAGGCGGCGCCATGAGTGCCGCTGCGATGCGCCTCGTCGAGGTCTGGCTGCCCGTGGACGCGGGCGTCGTCCTGCACAGCGTGAGTGCCGCATCCGCTCTGCTCGCTGCTCCTGCCGACGAGCGCCCGCGGTGGCTGCACTACGGCAGCTCCATCAGTCACGGCGCGTCGGCCGGCACCCCGCTCGGCACGTGGCCCCGGCTCGTCGCCGCCGAGCTCGGTCTGGCGGGCGTCAATCTGGGGTTCGGCGGCAACGCGATGCTCGACCCCTCCGTGGCGCGGGCCCTCGCGGCGACGCCGGCCGCCGCGATCACCCTCGAGCTCGGCATCAACATCGTCGGTGCCGACGCGATGCGCGAGCGCACCTTCGTCCCAGCCCTCCACGGCTTCCTCGACACCCTCCGCGACGGCCACCCCACGACCCCGATAGGCCTCGTCACCGCGATCGCCTGCCCCGCGGTCGAGACGACCCCGGGCCCGATCCGCGCGGGCGCCGACGGCCGGGCGACCGGCACTCCGCGAGAGGTGCGCCCCGGCGACGGCACCCTCACCCTCGCCCGCACCCGAACGCTGATCGAGCAGGTGGCCGTCCAGCGCGCACCCGACGACCCCGCCCTCCACCTCATCGACGGCCTCACCCTCCTCGGCACCGACGAGCACCACCACCTCCCCGACGGCCTCCACCCCGACCCCGCGGGTCACACCCTCATCGCCCACCGCCTCACCACCCAAGCCGCCGACCCGGGCGCGCCCGCGGGGCGTCTCTTCCCACGGTGA